One region of Demequina sp. TMPB413 genomic DNA includes:
- a CDS encoding right-handed parallel beta-helix repeat-containing protein: MSRRELTIMVVSFACGLLLAIGPAIILARALVNTDGDVGAGEWAGADSSQSTQPPVTAAPGIGTDPDANATADPWSGEVPGINGNGDGAAPGVPTSGSVTCPKATTTVTDAETLTAALGSASAGDVIALADGTYDGEFVATTSGTSDRPIYLCGTSKSVLQGEGHSAGYVFHLDGAKNWRLVGFTVRNGQKGVMADGTEGTIIQGLTIHSIGDEALHLRKFSTHNTVIGNTIYDTGNRREKFGEGVYIGTAESNWCDISDCKPDRSDNNLVEGNVIYGVTAEAVDIKEGTSNGVVRANTFDGSALVENGADSWVDVKGNEWLIEGNIGQNTVMDGFQVHEILDGWGIGNRFRSNTATVNGPGFGFSLTPVRDNVVECSNVVSDAREGYANVSCS, encoded by the coding sequence GTGAGCAGGAGGGAACTCACCATCATGGTGGTCTCCTTCGCCTGCGGACTGTTGTTGGCGATCGGCCCGGCAATCATCTTGGCGCGGGCCTTGGTCAACACCGACGGCGATGTGGGCGCAGGCGAATGGGCGGGAGCCGACTCGTCTCAATCAACGCAGCCCCCGGTGACCGCAGCGCCAGGGATCGGAACAGACCCTGACGCCAACGCCACTGCCGATCCATGGTCAGGTGAAGTGCCTGGTATCAATGGAAACGGGGATGGAGCAGCGCCCGGTGTCCCGACGTCCGGTTCCGTCACGTGTCCCAAGGCGACAACGACCGTCACCGACGCGGAGACGCTCACGGCGGCTCTCGGCTCGGCGAGCGCAGGAGATGTGATCGCGTTGGCTGACGGCACGTATGACGGGGAGTTCGTCGCCACGACCTCGGGTACCTCGGATAGGCCGATCTACCTGTGCGGCACCTCCAAGTCGGTGCTTCAAGGCGAGGGGCACTCGGCCGGATATGTGTTTCATCTCGACGGCGCCAAGAACTGGCGACTCGTCGGATTCACGGTGCGCAACGGACAGAAGGGCGTGATGGCTGACGGAACGGAGGGCACCATCATTCAGGGGCTCACCATCCACAGCATCGGTGACGAAGCGTTGCACTTGCGCAAGTTCTCGACCCACAACACGGTGATCGGCAACACGATCTACGACACGGGAAACCGGCGCGAAAAGTTCGGCGAAGGGGTCTACATCGGCACCGCCGAGTCGAACTGGTGCGACATCAGCGACTGCAAGCCTGATCGTTCCGACAACAACCTCGTCGAGGGCAACGTCATCTACGGGGTGACAGCGGAGGCCGTCGACATCAAAGAGGGCACGTCGAATGGCGTCGTCCGCGCGAACACTTTCGACGGCTCAGCGCTCGTGGAGAACGGCGCTGACTCGTGGGTCGACGTCAAAGGCAATGAGTGGTTGATCGAGGGCAACATCGGTCAGAACACCGTCATGGACGGATTCCAAGTGCACGAGATCCTCGATGGTTGGGGAATCGGCAATCGGTTCAGGAGCAACACCGCAACGGTCAACGGGCCTGGCTTCGGGTTCTCCCTGACACCTGTACGAGACAACGTCGTCGAGTGCTCAAACGTCGTGTCCGACGCTCGGGAGGGCTACGCCAATGTCTCCTGTTCATGA
- a CDS encoding right-handed parallel beta-helix repeat-containing protein yields MNTSSIVRRSLTVAVAAVVAATSLGASAASAGPVTEVGSPIEESAAPTQSAAVNPVLESYGGDPAREAELVAAEDRRLIDVDLVANGTLFPQLNTALPFRVAGKPVTTLVLPGRDAAYTERDLEVLAPLSFVETSPGVYELSEHIVILDGATLDLRRPGGLLINMTSQENGFASIVVAGGNLVIEGTPTEHVEFQAWDSTRRQPDTETADGRAYIRVMGGYASITNASFSDMGFWSGVTGGLALTGTQLASTLGLDSDGQREIPEVHLAAPDTAETVEEGDPLIVDGTSEGETGVDLSRGAGLYSQGVTAWMSGLTVNGNAFGLFVSDATSVELQNSDFMNNLVDGVVFHREVINSRVTGVESSGNGGDGFRVTRGSQGVLLDTVEAVNNGGNGITIDATPLAGGPSATGLPVNSYGGHSILNSRFTNNGKYGIAVIGGADIAVRRNTVEGGEFGIMATDVATNIAIEENRVESALKQGIVFRDGVNGQIWGNIVNGGEIGIYVRDSTAAVARNTIDEVTSHGVTMVGAVNGSLIGQNEVGGQGNSPIDTVRASGVSVLDNNESPTWIYQNITERVIRMVTKPMTLLWTILAMLLLLTAFRGFRYRGSGFGNPYRDRTPLHDLSQGLVDPATVPGVVRPLEVELQDARDLAHLPSPSGLPRRITDREQVRT; encoded by the coding sequence ATGAACACGTCGTCCATCGTGCGTAGGTCGCTGACAGTGGCCGTTGCAGCCGTCGTCGCCGCCACGTCGCTCGGCGCGTCAGCAGCGTCGGCCGGGCCCGTGACCGAAGTGGGAAGCCCCATCGAGGAGTCTGCGGCGCCGACGCAAAGCGCTGCAGTGAACCCCGTGCTCGAAAGCTACGGCGGTGATCCCGCTCGCGAGGCCGAGTTGGTGGCGGCCGAGGATCGCAGGCTCATCGACGTGGACCTCGTGGCTAACGGCACTCTCTTCCCGCAACTGAACACGGCGCTTCCGTTCCGCGTCGCTGGGAAGCCGGTCACGACGCTCGTGTTGCCTGGGCGAGACGCTGCGTATACCGAGCGTGACCTCGAGGTGCTCGCTCCTCTCAGCTTTGTGGAGACTTCTCCCGGGGTCTACGAACTGAGCGAGCACATCGTCATCTTGGATGGCGCGACTCTCGATTTGAGACGTCCTGGAGGGCTTCTCATCAACATGACGAGCCAAGAGAATGGCTTCGCATCGATCGTGGTCGCTGGCGGAAACCTGGTCATCGAGGGCACCCCCACCGAGCACGTCGAGTTTCAGGCGTGGGACTCAACGCGTCGCCAACCTGACACCGAGACGGCAGATGGTCGCGCCTACATCAGGGTGATGGGTGGATACGCCTCGATCACCAACGCCTCCTTCTCCGACATGGGTTTCTGGTCTGGCGTGACCGGCGGACTGGCGCTCACCGGCACGCAGCTCGCTTCGACTCTTGGCCTTGACTCTGACGGCCAGCGAGAGATCCCTGAGGTGCACCTCGCTGCTCCCGACACCGCCGAGACGGTGGAAGAGGGTGACCCTCTCATCGTTGACGGAACGTCGGAGGGAGAGACCGGCGTTGACCTTTCGCGAGGAGCGGGGCTGTACTCCCAGGGTGTGACTGCATGGATGTCGGGCCTGACGGTCAACGGCAATGCCTTCGGGCTGTTCGTCTCTGACGCAACGTCCGTCGAACTCCAGAACTCGGACTTCATGAACAACCTGGTAGACGGCGTGGTGTTCCACCGCGAGGTCATCAACTCACGCGTCACCGGTGTGGAGTCGAGTGGCAACGGGGGAGACGGATTTCGGGTGACCAGGGGCTCGCAAGGTGTGCTCCTTGACACCGTCGAGGCCGTGAACAACGGCGGCAACGGCATCACCATTGACGCTACTCCGCTGGCTGGTGGCCCTTCGGCCACGGGCCTGCCCGTCAACTCCTATGGCGGGCACTCGATACTGAATTCGCGCTTCACCAACAACGGCAAGTACGGCATTGCGGTGATCGGAGGGGCCGACATTGCAGTGCGTCGCAACACCGTCGAGGGCGGCGAATTCGGGATCATGGCGACGGACGTCGCCACCAACATCGCCATCGAGGAGAACCGGGTGGAATCCGCCCTGAAGCAGGGAATCGTCTTCAGGGATGGCGTCAACGGACAGATCTGGGGAAACATCGTCAACGGCGGTGAGATCGGCATCTACGTGCGAGACTCGACCGCCGCCGTCGCTCGCAACACGATTGATGAGGTCACGAGCCACGGCGTCACCATGGTGGGCGCTGTCAACGGTTCGCTGATCGGGCAAAACGAGGTAGGCGGCCAAGGCAACTCGCCGATCGATACGGTGCGAGCGTCTGGCGTGAGCGTTCTCGACAACAACGAGTCGCCCACCTGGATCTATCAGAACATCACCGAGCGCGTGATCAGGATGGTCACGAAGCCCATGACGTTGCTCTGGACGATCCTTGCCATGCTGCTCTTGCTCACCGCATTCCGCGGATTCCGCTACAGGGGCTCAGGCTTTGGCAACCCCTACCGAGACAGGACTCCGCTCCACGACCTCTCTCAAGGACTGGTCGATCCCGCCACGGTTCCCGGTGTGGTGAGGCCGCTCGAGGTGGAGCTTCAGGATGCGCGAGATCTGGCACACCTCCCCAGTCCTTCTGGTCTGCCGCGAAGAATCACTGACCGTGAGCAGGTCAGGACGTGA
- a CDS encoding right-handed parallel beta-helix repeat-containing protein, which produces MHVSSAPSRALTALAVSVLVAGTAAVSSTPASASSAASCPSPNVTVATASELHAALDSATPGAVIALRDGVYNGKFIADNPATAAKPITLCGSANAVLNGEGSSGGYVLHLKNADYWRVTGITVRHGQKGIMLDETDHAVIDGVEVYDIGDEAVHLRKFSSHNVVRNSVIHDTGRRNTKFGEGIYVGTAQSNWSSISAGKPDESNFNLLEGNTIYGVTGEAVDIKEGTEGGVLRNNRFDGSALVSSGADSWVDVKGRGWLIEGNTGVNTPMDGFQTHEIVDGWGTDNVFRNNVANVNGPGLGFSLTPVRGNVVECSNTVTSAREGYSNVDCVANPVDVTPLPEPTPEPEPTPEPEPTPEPEPTPEPEPVPSPAPEPEPAPQPAPSPELPTDGNQCSAPTVTVSTASALDAALDDAVPGDVIVLAPGTYAGEFETRADGAATNPIWLCGEGAVIVGAGIDGGEVLSFNRASHWRVQGLTLTGGQTGLEIKASDDIRVERVTVSGIGDEGVVVKYGSVNASLVDVSIDTTGLRRARNGYGFIVMDSAGTRIQAASIVRAPAGDYRIDSSATGTVIE; this is translated from the coding sequence ATGCATGTCTCAAGTGCGCCTTCGCGCGCCCTGACGGCGTTGGCCGTCAGCGTCCTTGTCGCGGGGACGGCCGCCGTCTCGTCAACGCCGGCATCCGCGTCGTCAGCTGCTTCTTGCCCTAGCCCCAACGTCACGGTCGCTACGGCATCCGAACTGCACGCGGCGCTGGATTCCGCCACTCCCGGTGCCGTGATCGCTCTGCGGGACGGCGTCTACAACGGCAAGTTCATCGCGGACAACCCTGCGACGGCGGCCAAGCCGATCACGCTATGCGGCTCGGCCAATGCCGTCCTGAACGGCGAGGGCAGCAGCGGCGGCTACGTCTTGCACCTGAAGAACGCCGACTACTGGCGGGTCACCGGAATCACGGTGCGCCATGGCCAGAAGGGCATCATGCTCGACGAGACCGACCACGCCGTGATCGATGGTGTCGAGGTCTACGACATCGGTGACGAAGCCGTGCACCTGCGCAAGTTCTCGTCGCACAACGTCGTCCGCAACTCCGTGATCCATGACACTGGCCGCCGCAACACGAAGTTTGGCGAAGGCATCTACGTCGGGACCGCGCAGTCCAACTGGTCCTCGATCTCGGCAGGCAAGCCAGACGAGTCCAACTTCAACCTTCTCGAGGGCAACACGATCTACGGCGTCACCGGTGAGGCCGTCGATATCAAGGAAGGCACGGAGGGCGGAGTGCTCCGCAACAACCGCTTCGATGGCTCGGCCCTTGTCTCCTCCGGCGCTGACTCCTGGGTCGACGTGAAGGGGCGCGGCTGGCTCATCGAAGGCAACACGGGCGTCAACACGCCGATGGACGGATTCCAGACGCACGAGATCGTCGATGGCTGGGGAACCGACAACGTGTTCCGCAACAACGTCGCCAACGTCAATGGGCCGGGCCTCGGATTCTCGCTCACCCCAGTGCGCGGAAACGTGGTCGAGTGCTCTAACACGGTGACGTCCGCGCGCGAGGGCTATTCCAATGTGGATTGCGTGGCGAATCCCGTGGACGTGACGCCCTTGCCTGAGCCCACCCCTGAGCCCGAGCCCACCCCGGAGCCCGAGCCCACCCCGGAGCCCGAGCCCACCCCAGAGCCCGAGCCCGTGCCGAGTCCTGCGCCCGAGCCCGAGCCCGCGCCGCAGCCGGCACCCTCACCCGAGCTCCCGACCGACGGCAACCAGTGTTCGGCACCCACCGTCACCGTGTCGACGGCGTCCGCGCTCGACGCAGCCCTTGACGACGCTGTTCCTGGGGATGTCATCGTGCTCGCGCCTGGCACCTACGCAGGCGAGTTCGAGACCCGTGCAGACGGTGCGGCGACCAATCCCATCTGGCTGTGCGGTGAAGGTGCCGTGATCGTCGGCGCTGGAATCGACGGAGGTGAGGTGTTGTCGTTCAACAGGGCCTCCCATTGGCGTGTTCAGGGGCTCACCTTGACCGGCGGTCAGACTGGCCTCGAAATCAAGGCAAGCGACGACATTCGCGTGGAACGCGTGACCGTGTCCGGCATCGGCGATGAAGGCGTCGTGGTCAAGTACGGTTCCGTCAACGCGTCTCTCGTTGACGTCTCCATCGACACGACGGGACTTCGTCGCGCGCGCAACGGATATGGGTTCATCGTGATGGACTCAGCCGGCACGCGGATCCAAGCAGCCAGCATCGTTCGCGCACCAGCTGGCGACTACCGCATCGATTCCTCCGCGACGGGAACCGTCATCGAGTAG
- a CDS encoding endonuclease domain-containing protein gives MTMTAQGVEVAGAIDTAIQSWEQLGTRAGRDVAIEAVRRELVTAQAIAVRALSYPTLKRRGQFIELLDDLAGGIDSFLELHTAREVLVGPEFAGIVRHARVGPAGRTFEADFYHPGARLDVETDGKRHHNDDRRRRQDLERDAILASVGIQTIRLTYEDVMGRPQWCQRVIADAIRARSSPS, from the coding sequence ATGACGATGACCGCCCAGGGCGTCGAGGTCGCGGGAGCGATTGATACTGCCATCCAATCCTGGGAACAGCTTGGAACCCGGGCCGGTCGGGACGTCGCCATCGAGGCAGTCCGACGCGAGCTCGTCACCGCACAAGCCATCGCGGTGCGGGCCCTGTCCTATCCGACCCTCAAACGCCGCGGGCAGTTCATCGAGTTACTCGACGACCTAGCTGGTGGAATCGACAGTTTTCTCGAGTTGCATACGGCGCGAGAGGTGCTCGTCGGACCTGAGTTTGCTGGGATTGTTCGGCACGCGCGCGTCGGGCCTGCAGGGCGCACGTTCGAAGCAGACTTCTACCACCCGGGCGCGCGCCTCGATGTCGAAACAGACGGCAAACGACACCACAACGACGACCGACGTCGCCGCCAGGACCTCGAGAGAGATGCAATCTTGGCATCCGTCGGCATTCAAACGATCCGGCTGACCTATGAGGACGTGATGGGCAGGCCGCAATGGTGCCAGCGCGTCATTGCCGATGCCATTCGCGCGCGTTCAAGCCCCTCATAG
- the dusB gene encoding tRNA dihydrouridine synthase DusB: MTSPATAARLLPALRIGPLVVDTPVILAPMAGITNAAFRRLCREHGGGLYVAEMVTSRALVERSPESMRIIAHDPDEKPRSVQVYGVDPATIGAAVRILVQEDRADHIDMNFGCPVPKVTRKGGGAVLPWKRDLFRDIVRAAVREASKRDIPVTVKMRKGVDDDHLTYLDAGRMAEREGVAAVALHARTAADYYSGVADWDAIARLKDAVTSIPVLGNGDIWSAEDAVAMVERTGCDGVVVGRGCMGRPWLFADLQAAFEGRDERVQPDLRHVADTIYRHGQLMVSHFNDDENRAMREIRKHIAWYLKGYPVGGEVRRRLGLVESLAQLRGILDEMDLDSPFPGPDAEGPRGRQGTARTPACPDGWLDTQEITPDLERRLREAELSVSGG; encoded by the coding sequence GTGACCAGTCCCGCCACCGCCGCCCGCCTGCTGCCCGCTCTCCGCATCGGGCCGCTCGTGGTTGACACTCCCGTGATCCTTGCGCCCATGGCAGGCATCACCAATGCGGCCTTCCGTCGTCTGTGCCGCGAGCACGGTGGCGGGCTCTATGTCGCCGAGATGGTCACGTCGCGCGCCCTCGTGGAACGCTCGCCAGAGAGCATGCGGATCATTGCCCACGATCCCGACGAGAAGCCGCGTTCAGTGCAGGTTTATGGCGTGGACCCCGCGACCATCGGAGCGGCGGTGAGGATCCTTGTACAAGAGGACCGTGCTGACCACATTGATATGAACTTCGGCTGTCCCGTTCCCAAAGTGACGCGCAAAGGCGGGGGAGCGGTACTGCCGTGGAAGCGCGACCTGTTTAGGGACATCGTGCGCGCGGCCGTGCGCGAGGCGTCCAAGCGCGATATTCCTGTGACAGTCAAGATGCGCAAGGGCGTTGACGACGATCACCTGACCTACCTCGACGCGGGCCGAATGGCCGAACGCGAGGGCGTCGCGGCAGTCGCGCTGCACGCGCGCACCGCTGCTGACTACTACTCGGGCGTGGCCGATTGGGATGCGATCGCGCGCCTGAAGGATGCGGTCACCAGCATCCCTGTGCTTGGAAACGGGGACATCTGGTCGGCCGAAGACGCGGTCGCGATGGTCGAACGGACTGGTTGCGACGGCGTGGTGGTGGGGCGCGGGTGCATGGGCAGGCCGTGGCTCTTTGCCGACCTCCAGGCGGCGTTTGAGGGCCGGGACGAGCGAGTTCAGCCAGACCTGCGGCACGTCGCCGACACGATCTATCGTCACGGCCAACTGATGGTGTCGCACTTCAATGATGACGAGAACCGCGCCATGCGCGAGATTCGCAAGCATATTGCCTGGTACCTGAAGGGTTACCCGGTGGGAGGCGAGGTGCGCCGCCGCCTCGGCTTGGTCGAGTCCCTGGCGCAACTGCGAGGCATCCTGGACGAGATGGACCTCGATTCACCGTTCCCAGGGCCCGACGCCGAAGGGCCTCGCGGCCGACAGGGCACCGCGCGCACGCCTGCCTGTCCTGACGGATGGCTGGATACTCAGGAGATCACGCCCGACCTCGAGCGTCGGCTGCGAGAGGCAGAGCTGTCGGTCTCTGGCGGCTAG
- a CDS encoding glycosyltransferase, protein MEAFLAETWDLIREYRSYFPLAIAGTIVWGLWLYRVILSRRAKPIITSFRTTTSVVVPSFHEDPNILMRCLESWRAQNPTEIIIVLDVADVEAYNRIVALGDPRVKPVLFHHAGKRSALGCGIRLATSELLVLVDSDTWWREGLLEAVQMPFADPQVGACSTQQNVFERKSSVWRRVADWMVNLRYYDYVPAMGRAGAVPCVSGRTAVYRRKAVVPVLEHLENEFFLGRRCVAGDDGRLTWLVLASGYKTVHQSSALALSMFPDTFKAFVKQRVRWSRNSYRCYLTAIAKGWLWKVPFVTKVTVLQILLTPVTMGLTLAYVVLSRFEPTWNGLAVVAAWLLVGRGVRGFSHLRRHPADVFLLPLYALVVIFVALPIKLYAFATMNKQGWLTRTADQIGGEGQTSRSIVPQGVPA, encoded by the coding sequence ATGGAAGCTTTTCTTGCTGAGACCTGGGATCTGATTCGGGAGTACCGAAGCTACTTCCCGCTCGCTATTGCTGGGACGATCGTATGGGGCCTGTGGCTCTATCGCGTGATTCTTTCGCGACGCGCCAAGCCGATCATCACGTCGTTCCGCACCACCACTTCGGTGGTCGTGCCGTCGTTCCACGAAGATCCCAACATCCTGATGAGGTGTTTGGAGTCCTGGCGGGCGCAGAACCCCACCGAGATCATCATCGTGCTCGACGTCGCCGACGTGGAGGCGTACAACCGGATCGTCGCGCTGGGCGACCCTCGCGTGAAGCCCGTGCTGTTCCACCACGCGGGCAAGCGCTCCGCACTTGGTTGCGGTATCCGTCTCGCCACGTCAGAGCTCCTCGTTCTCGTTGACTCGGACACGTGGTGGAGAGAGGGCCTGCTCGAGGCGGTCCAGATGCCCTTTGCCGACCCGCAGGTGGGCGCGTGCTCGACGCAGCAGAACGTCTTTGAGCGAAAGTCCTCCGTCTGGCGGCGCGTCGCTGACTGGATGGTCAACCTGCGCTACTACGACTATGTGCCAGCAATGGGCAGGGCCGGGGCCGTGCCATGCGTCTCGGGGAGAACGGCTGTGTATCGCCGAAAGGCAGTCGTTCCTGTTTTGGAGCACCTGGAGAACGAGTTCTTCTTGGGACGCCGATGCGTCGCGGGCGACGACGGTCGTCTCACCTGGTTGGTGCTTGCTTCCGGCTACAAGACGGTGCACCAGTCGTCGGCGCTCGCGCTGTCGATGTTTCCCGATACCTTCAAGGCCTTCGTCAAGCAGCGAGTGCGTTGGAGTCGCAACTCTTACCGTTGCTACCTGACCGCGATCGCCAAAGGCTGGCTGTGGAAGGTTCCCTTCGTGACCAAGGTGACGGTCCTGCAGATCCTGTTGACCCCCGTCACGATGGGGCTGACGCTCGCGTACGTCGTGCTGTCGCGCTTTGAGCCCACCTGGAACGGACTTGCGGTGGTCGCTGCCTGGCTGCTTGTTGGCCGCGGGGTTCGCGGCTTCTCCCACCTTCGCCGGCACCCAGCGGACGTCTTCTTGCTTCCGCTGTACGCGCTCGTCGTCATCTTTGTCGCGTTGCCCATCAAGCTCTACGCGTTCGCGACCATGAACAAGCAAGGCTGGTTGACGCGCACCGCCGATCAAATCGGTGGCGAGGGCCAGACGTCGCGCTCGATCGTTCCGCAGGGGGTCCCAGCATGA
- a CDS encoding UDP-glucose/GDP-mannose dehydrogenase family protein, with amino-acid sequence MASDNMQRHIPDRPKMTVIGTGYLGATHAVSMASLGFDVMGVDVDPGKIEKLAAGEVPFFEPGLPELLEEQLASGRLRFTTSFEEAAHFGDVHFVCVGTPQRKDGRGADLTYVEQAVSALAQHADRQALVIGKSTVPVGTAEKLTMLVDSITREPGVLEIAWNPEFLREGYAVEDTLHPDRLVFGVESAWAERMLRAVYAPVIDQGVPVVVADLPTAELVKVAANSYLATKISYINAMAEVCEASGADVQVLSEALGYDNRIGSLFLKPGLGFGGGCLPKDIRAFTARAEELGVGQAVEFLHQVDGINNRRRQRTVDLVSELLDGALPGARVVCLGATFKPNSDDVRDAPALDVARRLEEAGADVVVFDPEGMDNARRTHPQLTYSATFAESLKDADAVVLLTEWDKFKNADPEMMGELVRRRIVVDGRHALDADAYHRAGWVYRALGRPADVHSQMARQDALDKELSSV; translated from the coding sequence ATGGCTTCTGACAACATGCAACGGCACATACCCGACCGACCCAAGATGACGGTGATTGGCACCGGCTACCTTGGCGCCACCCACGCGGTCTCCATGGCCAGCCTCGGCTTTGACGTCATGGGAGTTGACGTTGACCCTGGCAAGATCGAAAAGCTCGCCGCCGGTGAAGTGCCATTCTTCGAACCAGGGCTGCCAGAACTCTTGGAGGAACAACTCGCTTCTGGCCGGTTGCGATTCACCACCTCCTTCGAGGAGGCCGCGCACTTCGGCGATGTCCACTTTGTGTGCGTGGGGACGCCCCAACGCAAGGACGGTCGCGGCGCGGATTTGACCTACGTCGAGCAGGCCGTCTCTGCGCTCGCGCAGCACGCGGATCGGCAAGCGCTGGTCATCGGCAAGTCCACTGTTCCCGTGGGAACCGCAGAGAAGCTCACGATGCTGGTCGACTCCATCACCAGGGAACCAGGGGTGCTGGAGATCGCCTGGAACCCCGAGTTCTTGCGCGAGGGCTACGCGGTCGAGGACACGCTGCATCCCGATCGCTTGGTGTTCGGCGTGGAGTCCGCTTGGGCCGAGCGCATGCTGCGAGCGGTATACGCGCCCGTCATCGACCAGGGCGTTCCTGTCGTCGTGGCCGACCTGCCGACGGCCGAGCTCGTCAAGGTAGCGGCGAACTCGTACCTGGCCACCAAGATTTCCTACATCAATGCTATGGCGGAGGTATGCGAGGCGTCCGGCGCTGATGTGCAGGTGCTCTCGGAAGCGCTCGGATACGACAATCGGATTGGTTCGCTGTTCCTGAAGCCAGGGCTGGGCTTCGGCGGTGGCTGCCTCCCCAAGGACATCAGGGCCTTCACCGCCCGTGCCGAGGAACTTGGCGTTGGCCAGGCGGTCGAGTTCCTCCACCAAGTGGACGGCATCAACAACCGTAGGCGCCAGCGCACCGTCGATCTGGTCAGCGAACTTCTCGACGGCGCGCTTCCAGGGGCCCGCGTCGTGTGCCTCGGTGCCACCTTCAAGCCCAACTCGGACGATGTGCGAGACGCCCCTGCCCTCGACGTCGCTCGTCGTCTCGAGGAGGCGGGTGCCGACGTCGTGGTGTTCGACCCAGAGGGCATGGACAATGCGCGTCGAACCCACCCGCAGTTGACCTACTCCGCGACGTTCGCGGAGTCGCTCAAAGACGCCGACGCCGTGGTCCTGCTGACGGAGTGGGACAAGTTCAAGAACGCTGATCCCGAGATGATGGGGGAACTCGTGCGCCGGCGCATCGTCGTCGACGGCAGGCACGCCCTTGACGCTGACGCATACCACCGCGCGGGCTGGGTTTACCGAGCACTCGGGCGGCCGGCCGACGTCCACTCGCAGATGGCTCGCCAAGACGCTCTCGACAAGGAGTTGTCGAGCGTCTGA
- a CDS encoding UDP-glucose/GDP-mannose dehydrogenase family protein gives MSANDMQGTVQERPKLTVIGTGYLGATHAVAMASLGYDVLGVDVDQSKIDRLTAGDVPFFEPGLPELLKEVLATGSLRFTTSFDEAAEFGDVHFICVGTPQLHGSQAANLEYVESAFTELAKRVTKPALFVGKSTVPVGTASRLTDMVQLASPNPDLVQLAWNPEFLREGYAVQDTLRPDRLVFGVESEWAEQMLRAAFAPILEVGTPLVVADLKTAELVKVAANSFLATKISYINAMAEVCEATGADVNLLASALSYDDRIGGRFLKPGLGFGGGCLPKDIRAFAFRAEELGVGQAVAFLHEVDAINNRRRMRTVDLVRELAGGDLKGKRIACLGAAFKPNSDDIRDAPALDVADMLRAEAADVVVYDPEAMANAKKSYPQLTYADTFSLCIKGADVVVLLTEWDQFRSADPEMMGELVAGKAIVDGRHALDADAYRAAGWVYRALGRPADPKTVRLSEDAKDQVSV, from the coding sequence ATGAGCGCCAACGATATGCAAGGAACCGTCCAGGAGCGACCCAAGCTCACCGTCATCGGCACCGGCTATCTTGGTGCCACTCACGCCGTCGCGATGGCATCCCTCGGCTACGACGTGTTGGGCGTCGATGTCGATCAGTCGAAGATTGACCGCCTGACGGCGGGGGACGTCCCCTTCTTCGAGCCAGGCTTGCCGGAACTCCTCAAGGAGGTGCTCGCCACAGGCAGCTTGCGCTTCACGACGTCTTTCGACGAGGCCGCAGAGTTCGGCGACGTCCACTTCATTTGCGTCGGCACTCCTCAGCTACACGGCAGCCAGGCGGCCAACCTCGAATACGTCGAAAGCGCATTCACCGAACTCGCCAAGCGGGTCACCAAGCCAGCGCTCTTCGTCGGGAAGTCCACCGTTCCGGTCGGTACGGCCTCGCGCCTCACCGACATGGTGCAGTTGGCTTCTCCCAACCCTGACCTCGTGCAGCTCGCGTGGAACCCTGAGTTCCTGCGAGAGGGCTACGCGGTGCAAGACACCCTTCGCCCCGATCGTTTGGTGTTCGGCGTGGAGTCGGAGTGGGCAGAGCAGATGTTGCGTGCCGCATTCGCGCCGATCCTCGAGGTAGGAACGCCGCTCGTGGTGGCCGACTTGAAGACGGCAGAGCTCGTGAAGGTGGCTGCGAACTCGTTCCTTGCGACCAAGATCTCCTACATCAATGCAATGGCAGAGGTGTGTGAGGCGACCGGTGCCGACGTCAACCTGCTCGCGAGCGCGCTCAGTTACGACGACCGCATTGGTGGCCGCTTCCTCAAGCCGGGTCTCGGTTTTGGCGGCGGCTGCCTGCCCAAAGACATCAGGGCGTTCGCGTTCCGTGCCGAGGAGCTCGGCGTGGGGCAGGCCGTCGCGTTCCTCCACGAGGTGGACGCGATCAACAACAGGCGGCGCATGCGCACCGTCGACTTGGTGCGAGAGCTCGCGGGCGGGGACCTGAAGGGCAAGCGCATTGCGTGCTTGGGAGCGGCGTTCAAGCCAAACTCCGACGACATTCGGGACGCTCCAGCACTCGACGTGGCCGACATGTTGCGAGCCGAGGCCGCCGACGTGGTGGTCTACGACCCCGAGGCGATGGCCAACGCAAAGAAGTCCTACCCGCAGCTCACCTACGCGGACACGTTCTCCTTGTGCATCAAGGGAGCCGACGTGGTGGTGCTGCTGACGGAATGGGATCAGTTCCGCAGTGCGGATCCCGAGATGATGGGTGAGTTGGTCGCAGGCAAGGCGATCGTCGATGGGCGCCACGCGCTCGACGCAGACGCCTACCGCGCCGCAGGTTGGGTGTATCGCGCACTCGGACGGCCTGCCGATCCCAAGACCGTGCGGCTTAGCGAGGATGCTAAGGATCAGGTGTCCGTCTAG